One part of the Solanum dulcamara chromosome 3, daSolDulc1.2, whole genome shotgun sequence genome encodes these proteins:
- the LOC129883625 gene encoding uncharacterized protein LOC129883625, translated as MGSSHLYYLHSSDFPGMNLVNFTFDGKGYGGWRRSVLIALSAKNKIDFIDGTCKEPAIDSTNHKLWSRCNDIVLSWLLNSLSKEISDSVIYSKTTKALWTDLEERFDQSNGAKLYHLQKELSDLVQGSNDIATYFTKLKKLWDELDTLNADINCGCNYSCGGKDKLTKSIQDERLMHFLMGLNDSYASFRGNMLIISPLPNVNVAYSILIQDEKQRKVYVNQQYPSESSSCLSINQHKYTPYDQPIQKISNYDQYNQKYGNYEQKGKGKFDTRKNNLTCSHCKKPGHSIDKCYRIVGNNQQFSQEQFSQLVHLLQQVKVSQSGHTSSEAEAVANSVACSGATQHMAFDTSIFFNLTPLLTPLSINLPNSQKTLSAI; from the exons ATGGGTTCCAGTCATCTCTATTATCTTCATTCATCAGATTTCCCTGGTATGAATCTGGTGAATTTCACTTTTGATGGAAAAGGGTATGGAGGCTGGCGTAGGTCAGTTCTCATTGCTTTATcagccaaaaataaaatagattttATAGATGGCACATGTAAAGAGCCTGCTATTGATTCCACAAATCACAAATTGTGGAGCAGGTGTAATGACATTGTGTTATCTTGGCTCTTAAATtcactttcaaaagaaatttctGATAGTGTCATATACTCAAAAACTACTAAAGCTTTATGGACAGACCTTGAAGAAAGGTTTGACCAATCAAATGGGGCTAAATTATACCATCTCCAAAAGGAACTAAGTGATTTAGTTCAGGGATCTAATGATATAGCAACATATTTTACCAAGTTAAAGAAACTTTGGGATGAGCTAGACACTCTTAATGCTGACATAAATTGTGGATGTAATTATAGCTGTGGAGGAAAGGACAAACTGACCAAATCTATACAAGATGAGAGACTTATGCATTTTCTGATGGGTCTAAATGATTCATATGCATCATTTAGAGGAAATATGTTGATTATCTCACCTCTCCCTAATGTGAATGTTGCTTATTCTATCTTAATTCAAGATGAAAAACAAAGGAAGGTTTATGTAAATCAACAGTACCCTAGTGAATCATCCTCTTGTTTGTCAATAAACCAACACAAATATACACCCTATGATCAGCCTATTCAAAAAATTTCTAACTATGATCAGTATAACCAGAAATATGGAAACTATGagcaaaaaggaaaaggaaagttTGATACAAGAAAGAACAACCTGACTTGCTCACACTGCAAGAAACCTGGTCATAGCATCGACAAGTGTTATAGGATTGTAG GGAATAATCAACAATTTTCACAGGAGCAGTTCAGTCAATTGGTTCATCTTTtgcaacaagttaaagttagCCAATCAGGTCATACAAGTTCAGAAGCAGAAGCTGTTGCCAACAGTGTAGCATGCTCTG GGGCAACCCAACATATGGCCTTTGACACCTCAATCTTTTTTAATCTAACTCCTCTTCTTACACCTTTAAGTATTAATCTACCAAATTCACAAAAG ACTTTGTCAGCAATATAA